The genomic segment GGGCCGGGCGCGCAGGGCCTCGTTGATGCGGTCGCCGTCGCCGCGTACGGCGTCGAGGACCGCGTCCTCCTTGCTCCGGAAGTACCGGCTGAAGGTGCGCCGGTCGACATCGGCCGCTTCCGCGATCTCCTCGACCGTCACCCTGCGCAGACCGCGGTCGAGTACGAGCTCGAACGCGGCCCGGGCCAGCGTGTCCCGGGTCCGGCGGGCCTTGCGGCCCCGCCTCTCCGGTTCCCTCTGCTCCGTGCTCATGTCTGCACCGTACACCTAAAAATGTCGCAGCGGGACAAATGTCGTGGTGGGACTTTTCGCGGGAGCGGGGAGGGGCGCGCGGCGGTGCGCGGGAGGGAGGCGAGGCAGCGTGCGGGAGGGTGCGCGGCGGGCCGGACGGCCGAGGGCGGTCGGCGGTCGGCGGGGGGGTTCACGCCCGGCGACATGACCGGCATGTGCCGCCTGGTCACCCCGGCACCCTGAGCCCCTGGATCTCCGCGCGCGGAAAGGGCATGAAAAAGGGGGCGGCGGCGAGCAGGTTCGCTCGCCGCCGCCCCTTCTCCACCCGGTCGCCCCGCCGGGGCGACCGGACGACGGGTCAGACGCCCACGGCCGGGGCGGACAGCTCCGACGGGGTCGTCGCGCCCCGGAACAGGACTGTGCGGCGGAGGCGGAAGCCGAGGGACTCGTAGAGCCGGATCGCCCCGGTGTTCTCCGCCGCCGCGTGCAGGAACGGGATGTCGCCGCGCTCGGTGATCGCGCGGGCGACGGCCGGCACCAGCCGGCTCGCGAGGCCCTGGCCGCGTACGGACGCGTCGGTGCAGACCGCACTGATCTCGCTCCAGCCGGCCGGACGCACCCGCTCCCCCGCCATGGCGACCAGCACCCCTTCACGCCGGACGCCCAGGTACGTACCGAGCTCGACGGTGCGCGGCAGGAACGGCCCCGGGCGGGTGCGGGCGACCAGGTCCAGCATCTCGGGTACGTCCTCGGCGCCGAGCCGCACCGCCTCGGGGTACGCCTCCGGGCGCAGCCCCTCACCGGTCAGCTGCACACCGTCGGCCTCGAACCCGATCTCCCAGTCCTGCGGCGGCGCCTGCCGGACGCCCATGAGCATGACCGGGGCGCCGGGGCCCGCGAGGGCGGCGGCGTCCGCCCAGTCCTGTGCGTCCGGCTCCTCGGGCAGCGCGAACCAGGGCGCCACGTCGACGGGGTAGCGGACGACACGGCCCCGCCACTCGGCGAGGTGCGCCTGCGGGCCGCTCAGCGCGGAGAGGGACGGGTTGTCCAGGGGGTGAAGGGGATGGCCGGAGCTCTCCTGCCACGGGGCGGGGGCGCCCACCGGGCCGCTCCCCCTGCTCGCGGGGGCTCCGCGGTGATCGGTGACGTATGCCTCGGACATGCTTTCCTCGCTCCGGTCGCCCTCGGGGGCAGGCGCCGGAGGGCGGCGCCGCATCTGGCGAAAAGCGCCTGCGGCGACCATGTATTCCCGGCTCCGGCCGTCGGGCACGGTGGAACGCCTCGGTGAGTGGCCCGGTGGTCCACCCGATGGGCACCTCCCCACCTCCCGGAAGGGGGAAGCCTGGCCGGTACGGCTCCCTCCGGCGCCCGCCTGTGGCACTCTGGTGGCGACCGCCCCACCGGGCTCCCCCGTACCGGTGGGGCGGTTCCGTGCGCCGACGTGCCCGGCGGGCCATCGCGATGGCGAAGCGACGGCAACGGCGCAGGCGACAGCGACAGCGACGAGTGGACGTCGGCACGGTCGATTCCTGGCCATTTCCGAACTCCTGTCCTGATCCCTTTCGCTGACGGCGCATGAGGCCCGCAGCCCGGGGAAGGTGCCAGTACCTGAGGGCATTCGACCAGGGGAGCGTGACGGGATGACCGCACACACGGTACGGGGCACCACGGTGGACAAGGCGGAGGTGACGGACGGGCTCCCGTGGATCGAGGACGCGGGCAAGGTCGCACCCCAGGACGCACGCCAGCTCTCGCGGGTCTTCTTCGACCGCCTCCAGGAGCTGGAAGAGGGCACCCACGCGTACCAGTACGCGCGGAACACGCTGATCGAGATGAATCTCTCCCTCGTCCGCTTCGCCGCCGGCCGGTTCCGCAACCGGGGCAGCGGCGACATGGAGGACATCATCCAGGTCGGCACCATCGGGCTGATCAAGGCCATCGACCGGTTCGACCTCTCGCGCGAAGTGGAGTTCACCTCCTTCGCGGTGCCGTACATCGTCGGCGAGATCAAACGCTTCTTCCGTGACACCAGCTGGGCCGTCCACGTACCCCGGCGGCTTCAGGAGCTGCGGGTCGACCTCGCCAAGGCCAAGGACGCCCTCGCCGTCGACCTGGACCGCGACCCGACGGTCCAGGAACTCGCCGACCATCTGGAGCTGTCGCCGGAGGAGGTCACGGAGGGCATCGTCGCCTCGAACGGCTACACCGCCGGTTCGCTCGACATGCCCACCGACAGCGGCGAGTCGGGGCGCCCGCACACGAACGGCCGGACCTTCGCCGACGTGCTCGGCGAACCGGACTCCGCCATGGAGGGCGTGGAGAACCTCCAGGCGCTCGCCCCGCTCATGGACCAACTCGACGCGCGGGAACGCCGGATCATCGACATGCGCTTCGGCCAGGAGATGACCCAGGCCCAGATCGGCGCCGAACTGGGCATCTCCCAGATGCACGTGTCCCGGCTCCTCAGCCGGATGCTGCGCAAGCTGCGCGACGGAATGCTGACGGAGGAGTGACCCGGCGGGGCGGACACCGTCCGGGAGCGGAGAGCATGGGCGCGGCCTTCGGGCCGCGCCCATGTCGCGTGCCGCCCCCGGAGCCCCGAGGCGCGGGGCGGCGGTACGCTCAGCTCCCGGCCGGAGCGTCGGCGGCGTGGTGGGCCGCGTCCAGGAGGGTCAGCTCCTCCTCGGTCAGCCGCAGGGCGCCGGCGGCCACGTTCTCCTCCAGGTGTGCCGGATCGCCGGTACCGGGGATGGCCAGCACGTGCGGGCCGCGGTGCAGCGTCCAGGCCAGCCGGACCTGCGCGGCACTGGCGCCGTGCGCCCGCGCGACGGCCGTCACCTCGTCCCGCTCCGCCACCGTGCCGGCGCCCCCATCCCGGCCGGCACCGGCGATCGAGTAGAACGGCACGAACGCGATGCCCTGTTCACCGCAACTGTCGACGAAGTCGTCCTGGTCGGGGCGCACTCCGATGCCGTAGAGGTTCTGTACGCACACCACGGGGGCGATCTTCCGGGCCTCGACGAGGTGTTCGGGGGTCACGTTGGATATGCCCAGGTGCCGGATGAGCCCCCGCTCGCGCAGGTCGGCCAGCACGCCGAAGCGTTCGGCGATCGAATGGGGCCCCAGCACACGGAGGTTGACCACGTCGAGGTGGTCGCGGCCGAGCTGGCGCAGGTTCTCCTCGACCTGCTCGCGCAGGCGTTCCGGAGTGGCGTGGGGCAGCCACTCGCCGGAAGGACCGCGGCCGGGGCCCACCTTGGTGGTGATGACGAGGTCGTCCGGGTAGGGACCCAGCGCCCGGTTGATCAGCTCGTTGGCGGAGCGCAGGCGCGAGAAGTAGAACGCGGCGGTGTCGATGTGGTTGACGCCGAGTTCGACCGCGCGGCGCAGCACGTGGATCGCCTGGTCACGGTCGCGCGGGACGGCGTCGGGGTCGAACGCGGCGCCGGTCTGCGGCAGGCGCATGGTGCCGAAGCCGATCCGGTTGATCTTCCGGTCGCCGAGGGTCCAGGTGCCCGAGGCCGCTGCCGTGATGGTGGGTGAGGTCATGGCGCCATGTTCGCCGCACGGCGAACGCGCGGGCAAATTCCTTTG from the Streptomyces sp. NBC_01335 genome contains:
- a CDS encoding oxidoreductase, yielding MTSPTITAAASGTWTLGDRKINRIGFGTMRLPQTGAAFDPDAVPRDRDQAIHVLRRAVELGVNHIDTAAFYFSRLRSANELINRALGPYPDDLVITTKVGPGRGPSGEWLPHATPERLREQVEENLRQLGRDHLDVVNLRVLGPHSIAERFGVLADLRERGLIRHLGISNVTPEHLVEARKIAPVVCVQNLYGIGVRPDQDDFVDSCGEQGIAFVPFYSIAGAGRDGGAGTVAERDEVTAVARAHGASAAQVRLAWTLHRGPHVLAIPGTGDPAHLEENVAAGALRLTEEELTLLDAAHHAADAPAGS
- a CDS encoding GNAT family N-acetyltransferase; protein product: MSEAYVTDHRGAPASRGSGPVGAPAPWQESSGHPLHPLDNPSLSALSGPQAHLAEWRGRVVRYPVDVAPWFALPEEPDAQDWADAAALAGPGAPVMLMGVRQAPPQDWEIGFEADGVQLTGEGLRPEAYPEAVRLGAEDVPEMLDLVARTRPGPFLPRTVELGTYLGVRREGVLVAMAGERVRPAGWSEISAVCTDASVRGQGLASRLVPAVARAITERGDIPFLHAAAENTGAIRLYESLGFRLRRTVLFRGATTPSELSAPAVGV
- a CDS encoding RNA polymerase sigma factor SigF, whose protein sequence is MTAHTVRGTTVDKAEVTDGLPWIEDAGKVAPQDARQLSRVFFDRLQELEEGTHAYQYARNTLIEMNLSLVRFAAGRFRNRGSGDMEDIIQVGTIGLIKAIDRFDLSREVEFTSFAVPYIVGEIKRFFRDTSWAVHVPRRLQELRVDLAKAKDALAVDLDRDPTVQELADHLELSPEEVTEGIVASNGYTAGSLDMPTDSGESGRPHTNGRTFADVLGEPDSAMEGVENLQALAPLMDQLDARERRIIDMRFGQEMTQAQIGAELGISQMHVSRLLSRMLRKLRDGMLTEE